Proteins co-encoded in one Meiothermus sp. genomic window:
- a CDS encoding rhomboid family intramembrane serine protease, protein MIPIRDSLLFHGPAPATKIIIVLCGLAFYLQISWGFEETIAQFGFIPATFFLDPLGQGYRLLSSMFVHGSLGHLIGNVWFLWVFGPGLEGRLGSWRYLGLYLLSGVVAALTQALFTPDPSLPMVGASGAISGVTGGYLILFPGALVLTWMFPFFWLWLPATLYLGYWATIQLINALLGLPGVAWWAHLGGFVAGMVLARWFRPKRSYQAVPYWEHWYYFR, encoded by the coding sequence ATGATACCCATACGCGATTCTCTGTTATTTCATGGGCCTGCCCCGGCCACCAAGATCATTATTGTTCTCTGCGGCCTGGCGTTCTATCTTCAAATATCGTGGGGCTTTGAGGAGACCATAGCGCAATTTGGCTTTATTCCAGCCACGTTCTTTCTGGATCCTCTCGGGCAAGGCTACCGCCTGCTCAGCAGCATGTTTGTACATGGGTCGCTGGGGCACTTGATAGGCAACGTATGGTTTTTGTGGGTATTTGGGCCGGGGCTCGAGGGCCGCTTGGGCAGCTGGCGCTATTTAGGGCTTTACTTGTTGTCTGGAGTGGTTGCCGCCTTAACCCAGGCCCTGTTCACACCTGATCCCAGCCTGCCAATGGTAGGGGCTTCGGGGGCCATTTCTGGGGTGACCGGGGGCTATCTGATCCTGTTTCCCGGCGCACTTGTGCTTACGTGGATGTTTCCCTTTTTTTGGCTCTGGCTGCCCGCAACGCTTTACCTTGGATACTGGGCGACTATACAGCTTATCAACGCCCTGCTGGGCCTGCCCGGTGTCGCCTGGTGGGCTCATCTGGGTGGTTTTGTGGCCGGTATGGTGTTGGCTCGATGGTTCAGACCAAAGCGGAGCTACCAGGCCGTCCCCTACTGGGAGCACTGGTATTATTTTCGCTAA
- a CDS encoding ATP-dependent Clp protease proteolytic subunit, which translates to MEIFFQLFWLFFILSSLSPYFNQQMLLAARARRITDLERKRKSRVITLIHRQEGFSFLGIPFARYIDIDDSEQVLRAIRMTDQSVPIDLILHTPGGLVLAAEQIAEALLKHPARVTVFVPHYAMSGGTLIALAADEIVMDPNAVLGPVDPQLGQYPAASILRVLEQKPMAEIDDQTLIMADVARKALAQVKRTVAGLLRKHFDEQKSQELADLLSQGTWTHDYPISVEEARSMGLRVSTEMPIEVYELMGMYPQPRGGKPSVQYVPLPYGREEPRSGRR; encoded by the coding sequence ATGGAGATCTTCTTTCAGTTGTTCTGGCTGTTTTTTATCCTCTCGAGCCTGAGTCCTTACTTCAACCAGCAGATGCTGCTGGCTGCACGCGCTCGGCGAATTACCGATCTCGAGCGCAAACGCAAAAGCCGCGTCATCACCCTGATTCACCGACAGGAGGGGTTTTCCTTTCTGGGGATTCCGTTTGCACGCTACATAGACATCGACGATTCAGAGCAGGTTTTGCGTGCAATTCGCATGACTGACCAGAGCGTACCCATCGACCTTATCCTGCATACCCCCGGCGGGTTGGTACTGGCTGCCGAGCAGATCGCCGAGGCTCTCTTAAAGCATCCTGCCAGGGTTACGGTCTTCGTACCACACTACGCCATGTCGGGTGGAACCCTGATTGCCCTGGCTGCTGATGAAATCGTGATGGATCCCAACGCGGTGCTGGGGCCGGTGGATCCCCAGCTTGGGCAGTATCCAGCAGCCTCTATCTTGCGGGTTTTGGAGCAAAAGCCCATGGCGGAGATCGACGATCAGACCCTGATCATGGCCGATGTAGCCCGCAAAGCCCTGGCGCAGGTCAAGCGCACGGTGGCCGGCCTCTTGCGCAAACACTTTGACGAGCAAAAAAGCCAGGAGCTCGCCGATCTACTTTCGCAGGGTACCTGGACGCACGATTACCCCATTAGCGTTGAGGAAGCCCGCAGCATGGGCCTGCGGGTATCCACCGAGATGCCCATAGAGGTTTATGAACTCATGGGTATGTACCCTCAGCCGCGGGGTGGAAAGCCCAGTGTGCAGTATGTGCCCCTACCCTATGGGCGAGAGGAGCCTAGGTCTGGGCGGCGCTGA